The Penaeus chinensis breed Huanghai No. 1 chromosome 21, ASM1920278v2, whole genome shotgun sequence genome has a window encoding:
- the LOC125036652 gene encoding glucose-6-phosphate exchanger SLC37A4-like: MKAQRVTRTGSSGTPKEQILRTYQRAVFSTLFLGYACYTYNRKSVSYAMPTLLASGFITTATVGAITSCQNTAYAISKFLGGVLSDRISARVLFAMGLALSGGSTLLFARTEDPRLWALLWFANGFAQGAGWPACAKLLKKWFSPANFGTWWSVLTASSNVSGTASPLIAAYVIVHHGWSASLILAGLVSIMMAGVSLVALVDDPAHAHLPDPTASSRPSPPTKPKQEKDVATNNTNMTVRDLARSPFLWVVSVSYMVVFCSKTALSDWGQIYLIEELGRSQMQASSFTSAIETGGFIGGILAGVITDKMARRLRIVGNVRLLVAAGFMVACAVGLHLLCNLLSPQSSQLLVSAVGVLLGASMFGPISIYGIVASESFPAHLSGTAHAVVALAANVGAVVAGWPLSWVARTFSWNGVFLLLEILAASSVLLILVSRRIHITLKAKEQ, from the exons ATGAAG GCCCAACGCGTCACGAGAACCGGCAGCTCAGGAACGCCCAAAGAACAAATTCTCAGGACGTACCAGAGGGCTGTGTTCTCCACGCTGTTCTTGGGTTATGCCTGCTACACGTATAACAGGAAGAGTGTGTCTTATGCTATGCCGACGCTCCTGGCTTCGGGGTTCATTACCACGGCTACTGTGG GTGCAATTACTAGCTGCCAGAACACGGCTTATGCAATTAGCAAGTTCCTAGGCGGGGTTCTCTCAGACAGGATCAGCGCTCGGGTCCTCTTCGCTATGG GACTGGCTCTGAGCGGGGGAAGCACACTGCTCTTTGCGAGAACTGAAGACCCGAGACTCTGGGCTTTGTTGTGGTTCGCTAACGGCTTCGCGCAGGGAGCTGGGTGGCCGGCGTGTGCGAAGTTACTGAAGAAG TGGTTCAGCCCGGCCAACTTCGGCACGTGGTGGAGCGTGCTGACGGCCAGCAGCAACGTGTCAGGAACCGCGTCGCCTCTCATCGCAGCCTACGTCATTGTGCACCACGGCTGGAGCGCCTCCCTTATCCTGGCAG GTCTGGTGTCTATCATGATGGCGGGCGTGTCTCTCGTGGCGTTGGTGGACgatcccgcccacgcccacctcccCGACCCGACCGcctcctcccgcccttccccgCCCACCAAGCCGAAGCAAG AGAAGGACGTAGCCACTAATAATACCAACATGACGGTGAGGGACCtcgctcgttctccctttctgtgGGTGGTTTCCGTGAGCTACATGGTCGTCTTCTGCAGCAAAACAGCGCTGTCAGACTGGGGGCAGATCTATCTCATTGAGGAACTTGGAAGGTCTCAAATGCAAG CGAGTTCCTTCACGAGTGCAATCGAAACAGGAGGCTTCATCGGTGGAATCCTCGCCGGTGTGATCACGGACAAGATGGCACGGCGG CTGAGAATAGTAGGGAACGTCAGGCTCTTGGTCGCGGCCGGTTTCATGGTTGCCTGCGCCGTCGGCCTCCACCTGCTGTGCAATCTCCTGTCGCCGCAGTCATCTCAG CTCCTCGTGTCCGCCGTGGGTGTGTTGCTCGGAGCCAGTATGTTTGGCCCGATTTCCATCTATGGCATTGTGGCATCTGAATCCTTCCCCGCCCATCTGTCTGGCACTGCGCATGCCGTGGTGGCCCTCGCTGCCAATG tgGGCGCTGTGGTCGCTGGCTGGCCGCTGAGTTGGGTCGCCAGGACCTTCTCGTGGAACGGGGTCTTCCTGCTTCTCGAGATCCTGGCTGCGTCTTCCGTGCTTCTCATCCTCGTCAGCAGAAGAATACACATCACACTCAAGGCCAAGGAGCAGTAg